In Hydractinia symbiolongicarpus strain clone_291-10 chromosome 13, HSymV2.1, whole genome shotgun sequence, a single genomic region encodes these proteins:
- the LOC130624177 gene encoding CDP-diacylglycerol--inositol 3-phosphatidyltransferase-like isoform X2, with the protein MADENIFLFVPNLIGYSRIILALISFYYMPFNAWVAASLYLLSGLLDAFDGHAARVLNQCTKVGAVLDMVTDRCATAALLVVLAQFYPKYQFIFQFLILLDISSHWVQVNSNLLAGNLNHKVVAESGNWFLKLYYTSRVVLFVMCAGNELFFAMLYLLHFASGPAILGVGLWTLLAVITFPICAIKNGINVIQLVGGFQLLAEIDVQERQKSK; encoded by the exons ATGGctgatgaaaatattttcttgtttgtACCAAATCTCATTG gttaTTCACGGATTATTCTTGCATTGATTTCATTTTACTATATGCCATTCAATGCATGGGTAGCTGCAAGTTTATATTTGCTCAGTGGACTTCTAGATGCTTTTGATGGACATGCTGCAAGAGTATTGAACCAAT gTACAAAGGTGGGAGCTGTACTTGATATGGTCACTGATAG ATGTGCTACAGCTGCATTGCTGGTTGTTCTTGCCCAGTTCTATCCCAAATACCAATTCATATTTCAATTTCTGATTTTGTTGGACATATCCAGTCACTGGGTTCAAGTTAACAG CAACCTACTTGCTGGCAACCTCAATCATAAAGTCGTAGCGGAGTCTGGTAActggtttttaaaactttactaCACTTCACGT GTTGTGTTATTTGTCATGTGTGCTGGCAATGAACTCTTTTTTGCTATGTTGTACTTGCTACACTTCGCTTCAGGACCTGCCA ttttaggtGTTGGTTTATGGACACTTCTAGCTGTCATCACATTTCCCATATGCGCCATCAAGAACGGTATTAACGTTATACAGTTGGTCGGCGGGTTTCAGCTTTTAGCAGAGATCGATGTTCAAGAAAGGCAGAAATCGAAGTAA
- the LOC130624177 gene encoding CDP-diacylglycerol--inositol 3-phosphatidyltransferase-like isoform X1: MIVIVVIVLDIKTMADENIFLFVPNLIGYSRIILALISFYYMPFNAWVAASLYLLSGLLDAFDGHAARVLNQCTKVGAVLDMVTDRCATAALLVVLAQFYPKYQFIFQFLILLDISSHWVQVNSNLLAGNLNHKVVAESGNWFLKLYYTSRVVLFVMCAGNELFFAMLYLLHFASGPAILGVGLWTLLAVITFPICAIKNGINVIQLVGGFQLLAEIDVQERQKSK; the protein is encoded by the exons ATGATTGTTATTGTGGTTATTGTTTTAGATATAAAAACAATGGctgatgaaaatattttcttgtttgtACCAAATCTCATTG gttaTTCACGGATTATTCTTGCATTGATTTCATTTTACTATATGCCATTCAATGCATGGGTAGCTGCAAGTTTATATTTGCTCAGTGGACTTCTAGATGCTTTTGATGGACATGCTGCAAGAGTATTGAACCAAT gTACAAAGGTGGGAGCTGTACTTGATATGGTCACTGATAG ATGTGCTACAGCTGCATTGCTGGTTGTTCTTGCCCAGTTCTATCCCAAATACCAATTCATATTTCAATTTCTGATTTTGTTGGACATATCCAGTCACTGGGTTCAAGTTAACAG CAACCTACTTGCTGGCAACCTCAATCATAAAGTCGTAGCGGAGTCTGGTAActggtttttaaaactttactaCACTTCACGT GTTGTGTTATTTGTCATGTGTGCTGGCAATGAACTCTTTTTTGCTATGTTGTACTTGCTACACTTCGCTTCAGGACCTGCCA ttttaggtGTTGGTTTATGGACACTTCTAGCTGTCATCACATTTCCCATATGCGCCATCAAGAACGGTATTAACGTTATACAGTTGGTCGGCGGGTTTCAGCTTTTAGCAGAGATCGATGTTCAAGAAAGGCAGAAATCGAAGTAA